The following are encoded together in the Kribbella sp. CA-293567 genome:
- a CDS encoding M48 family metallopeptidase, producing MQTDEGPIRCPQCGQQVPRETQYVTWCDKCEWNVDPTGPTEQVPAWRQQLDHRLAATLYAELERGAIQRPGWDAARIAAYALSAGLLLLPLAGLLGGIAMLVFYRPLWLSALLSVIPLGLALTLRPRANCLPPDTRLVYRQQAPLLFALLDKIAAAVGTKPVSAVALDAAPNLYYTRVGWRFMPVVGIGLPLWAALRPQERVAVLAHELGHGKNGDTRHGWVVGSAMTILDELEETFSEQPLDEYRQELIYATEANTGPSVITRLVNATVGGAVRAVKWLLTRIDLRSGQRAEYLADRRAAEIAGSEETARALEKLVLSETSYRALERAVRFGSDVEPLQAVTRAIGQVPAREIDRRLRVSRLRDTRIDATHPPTNLRAKLIRTKPAASALVVLGTDESRAIDRELAGPAEAVLTELRSELR from the coding sequence GTGCAGACCGACGAAGGCCCGATCCGCTGCCCGCAGTGCGGCCAGCAGGTCCCGCGGGAAACCCAGTACGTCACCTGGTGTGACAAGTGCGAGTGGAACGTGGACCCGACCGGCCCCACCGAGCAGGTACCCGCCTGGCGACAGCAACTCGACCACCGCCTGGCAGCCACCCTGTACGCCGAACTGGAGCGTGGCGCCATCCAGCGTCCAGGCTGGGACGCCGCCCGGATCGCTGCCTACGCGCTCTCCGCAGGGCTCCTGCTGCTCCCGCTCGCCGGCCTGCTCGGCGGCATCGCCATGCTGGTCTTCTACCGGCCACTCTGGCTCAGCGCCTTGTTGTCGGTCATCCCGCTCGGTCTCGCTCTGACATTGCGTCCCCGCGCGAACTGCCTGCCCCCTGACACTCGACTGGTCTACCGGCAGCAAGCGCCGCTGCTGTTCGCTCTGCTCGACAAGATCGCCGCTGCCGTCGGCACCAAGCCCGTCAGCGCTGTCGCGCTCGACGCCGCACCGAACCTCTACTACACCCGAGTCGGCTGGCGGTTCATGCCCGTGGTCGGCATCGGCTTGCCGTTGTGGGCGGCACTCCGGCCGCAGGAGCGCGTCGCAGTACTGGCTCACGAGCTGGGACACGGCAAGAACGGTGACACCAGGCACGGCTGGGTGGTCGGCTCGGCGATGACGATCCTCGACGAGCTCGAGGAGACCTTCAGCGAGCAGCCGCTCGACGAGTACCGCCAGGAGCTCATCTACGCGACCGAGGCCAACACCGGTCCCAGCGTCATCACCCGGCTGGTCAACGCGACCGTCGGCGGCGCAGTCAGGGCTGTCAAGTGGTTGCTGACCAGGATCGACCTGCGCAGCGGCCAGCGCGCGGAGTACCTGGCTGACCGACGGGCTGCGGAGATCGCGGGCTCGGAGGAGACAGCTCGGGCGCTGGAGAAGCTGGTACTCAGCGAGACCTCCTATCGCGCGCTGGAGCGAGCCGTGCGCTTCGGTTCCGACGTGGAGCCGCTGCAGGCTGTCACCCGCGCCATCGGTCAGGTCCCGGCACGAGAGATCGACCGGCGGCTCCGGGTCAGCCGCCTACGCGATACCCGGATCGACGCCACCCATCCCCCGACCAACCTCCGCGCCAAGCTGATCAGGACCAAGCCGGCCGCCAGCGCACTGGTCGTCCTGGGCACCGATGAGAGCCGCGCCATCGACCGGGAGCTGGCAGGGCCCGCGGAGGCCGTACTGACCGAGCTGCGGTCCGAGCTCCGCTAG
- a CDS encoding PspC domain-containing protein has protein sequence MTNSNAPFSNLSGKSLRRSRNQRMLSGVSGGLAEYFSIDATLVRLAIVGLTLITGGTALIGYVVAWVVMPEADGKAVWQSVQQPQHQPTPESDIAARIYDDKPPAA, from the coding sequence ATGACGAACTCCAACGCACCGTTCTCGAACCTGTCCGGCAAGTCGCTTCGCCGCTCGCGCAACCAGCGGATGCTCTCCGGTGTGTCCGGTGGCCTGGCGGAGTACTTCAGCATCGACGCGACCCTGGTCCGGCTCGCCATCGTCGGCCTGACGCTGATCACCGGTGGTACCGCGCTGATCGGCTACGTGGTCGCCTGGGTCGTGATGCCCGAGGCCGACGGCAAGGCCGTCTGGCAGTCGGTCCAGCAGCCGCAGCACCAGCCCACCCCCGAGTCCGACATCGCCGCTCGCATCTACGACGACAAGCCGCCGGCGGCGTGA
- a CDS encoding MmcQ/YjbR family DNA-binding protein: MDAEAVTKLLLTLPGVEEHVGWAGQPAFKVRKKGFVYLSADETSVMLKALREEQEALVAEAPEIYTPSWASGRFAWLEVRLAVADEEELAELLVEAWRLTAPKMLIAQLDRPGGG, encoded by the coding sequence ATGGATGCTGAGGCGGTGACGAAGCTGCTGCTCACCCTGCCGGGGGTCGAGGAGCACGTGGGGTGGGCCGGGCAACCGGCGTTCAAGGTGCGGAAGAAGGGGTTCGTCTACCTGTCGGCCGACGAGACCTCGGTGATGCTGAAGGCGCTGCGCGAGGAGCAGGAGGCGCTGGTGGCGGAGGCGCCCGAGATCTACACGCCGTCCTGGGCGTCCGGCCGGTTCGCCTGGCTGGAGGTCAGGCTGGCGGTCGCCGACGAGGAGGAGCTGGCGGAGCTGCTGGTCGAGGCGTGGCGGCTGACCGCGCCCAAGATGCTGATCGCCCAGCTCGACCGGCCCGGCGGGGGATAG
- the groL gene encoding chaperonin GroEL (60 kDa chaperone family; promotes refolding of misfolded polypeptides especially under stressful conditions; forms two stacked rings of heptamers to form a barrel-shaped 14mer; ends can be capped by GroES; misfolded proteins enter the barrel where they are refolded when GroES binds), with protein MPKLIAFNEEARRGLERGMNTLADAVKVTLGPKGRNVVLEKKWGAPTITNDGVSIAKEIELEDPYEKIGAELVKEVAKKTDDVAGDGTTTATVLAQALVREGLRNVAAGANPMGLKKGIEKAVEAISEQLLAQAKDVETREQIASTASISAADTQVGQIIAEAMDKVGKEGVITVEESNTFGLELELTEGMRFDKGYISPYFVTDTERMEAVLEDPYILVVNSKISSIKDLVPVLEKVMQTGKPLAIIAEDLEGEALATLVVNKIKGTFKTVAVKAPGFGDRRKAMLVDIAVLTGGEVISEEVGLKLDTVDLELLGQARKIVVTKDETTIVEGSGDADQIAGRVNQIRAEIEKSDSDYDREKLQERLAKLAGGVAVIKVGAATEVELKERKHRIEDAVRNAKAAVEEGIVAGGGVALLQASVVAFEKLELEGDEATGAAIVRSAVEAPLKQIAFNAGLEGGVVVEKVRNLEPGWGLNAATGEYVDLIATGIIDPAKVTRSALQNAASIAALFLTTEAVIADKPEKAGAAAGGGAPDMGGMDF; from the coding sequence ATGCCCAAGCTGATTGCTTTCAATGAAGAGGCGCGCCGCGGCCTCGAGCGGGGTATGAACACCCTCGCCGACGCCGTAAAGGTGACGCTTGGCCCGAAGGGCCGCAACGTCGTGCTGGAGAAGAAGTGGGGCGCCCCCACGATCACCAACGACGGTGTTTCGATCGCCAAGGAGATCGAGCTGGAGGACCCGTACGAGAAGATCGGGGCCGAGCTCGTCAAGGAAGTTGCCAAGAAGACGGATGACGTCGCCGGCGACGGCACCACCACGGCGACCGTGCTGGCCCAGGCGCTGGTGCGCGAGGGTCTGCGTAACGTTGCCGCCGGCGCCAACCCGATGGGCCTGAAGAAGGGCATCGAGAAGGCTGTCGAGGCCATCAGCGAGCAGCTGCTGGCCCAGGCGAAGGACGTCGAGACCCGGGAGCAGATCGCTTCCACCGCCTCGATCTCCGCCGCTGACACCCAGGTCGGCCAGATCATCGCCGAGGCGATGGACAAGGTCGGCAAGGAAGGTGTCATCACCGTCGAGGAGAGCAACACCTTCGGTCTCGAGCTCGAGCTCACCGAGGGCATGCGCTTCGACAAGGGCTACATCTCGCCGTACTTCGTGACCGACACCGAGCGGATGGAAGCGGTCCTCGAAGACCCGTACATCCTCGTGGTGAACAGCAAGATCTCGAGCATCAAGGACCTGGTCCCGGTGCTGGAGAAGGTCATGCAGACCGGCAAGCCGCTGGCCATCATCGCCGAGGACCTCGAGGGCGAAGCCCTCGCGACCCTGGTCGTGAACAAGATCAAGGGCACCTTCAAGACCGTCGCCGTCAAGGCGCCGGGCTTCGGTGACCGCCGCAAGGCCATGCTGGTCGACATCGCCGTGCTGACCGGCGGTGAGGTCATCTCCGAGGAGGTCGGCCTCAAGCTCGACACCGTGGACCTGGAGCTGCTCGGCCAGGCCCGCAAGATCGTCGTCACCAAGGACGAGACGACCATCGTCGAGGGTTCGGGCGACGCCGACCAGATCGCCGGCCGGGTGAACCAGATCCGCGCCGAGATCGAGAAGTCGGACTCCGACTACGACCGCGAGAAGCTGCAGGAGCGACTGGCCAAGCTGGCCGGTGGCGTCGCGGTGATCAAGGTCGGCGCGGCCACCGAGGTTGAGCTCAAGGAGCGCAAGCACCGCATCGAGGACGCCGTTCGCAACGCGAAGGCCGCCGTCGAAGAGGGCATCGTCGCCGGTGGCGGCGTGGCGCTGCTGCAGGCTTCGGTCGTCGCGTTCGAGAAGCTGGAGCTCGAGGGTGACGAGGCCACCGGTGCCGCGATCGTGCGGTCCGCGGTCGAGGCTCCGCTGAAGCAGATCGCCTTCAACGCCGGCCTCGAAGGTGGCGTCGTGGTGGAGAAGGTTCGCAACCTCGAGCCGGGCTGGGGCCTCAACGCCGCAACCGGTGAGTACGTGGACCTGATCGCCACCGGCATCATCGACCCGGCGAAGGTCACCCGCTCGGCGCTGCAGAACGCGGCGTCCATCGCGGCGCTGTTCCTCACCACCGAGGCAGTCATCGCCGACAAGCCCGAGAAGGCCGGTGCCGCCGCAGGCGGCGGCGCGCCCGACATGGGCGGCATGGACTTCTGA
- a CDS encoding DinB family protein, protein MTDSVLRNQFELTWALFEYHLERLTPDDLLWEPAALNWTVRPDAVGQWRPDWSDVPLDPIPVPTIGWLTWHIGWWWSTAAAHARGAVPPDRTAILWPGDLAKTLGWMRALREQWSHILEDTPEEHLARPAVFPWPPEAGRSTRDQYAWVNVELMKNAAEIGQLRLLRAAGLPR, encoded by the coding sequence GTGACGGATTCGGTGTTGCGGAACCAGTTCGAGCTGACCTGGGCACTGTTCGAGTACCACCTCGAGCGGCTGACCCCCGACGACCTGCTCTGGGAGCCGGCCGCGCTGAACTGGACGGTCCGCCCGGACGCCGTCGGCCAGTGGCGCCCCGACTGGTCCGACGTACCCCTCGACCCGATCCCCGTCCCGACGATCGGCTGGCTCACCTGGCACATCGGCTGGTGGTGGTCGACCGCGGCAGCCCACGCCCGCGGCGCAGTACCGCCTGACCGTACTGCGATCCTGTGGCCCGGCGACCTAGCCAAAACCCTCGGCTGGATGCGAGCCCTGCGCGAGCAGTGGTCGCACATCCTCGAAGACACCCCCGAAGAACACCTGGCCCGCCCCGCGGTCTTCCCGTGGCCTCCGGAAGCCGGCCGCTCCACCCGGGACCAGTACGCCTGGGTGAACGTCGAACTGATGAAGAACGCGGCGGAGATCGGTCAACTGCGCTTGCTCAGGGCCGCCGGGCTGCCGAGGTAG
- a CDS encoding GNAT family N-acetyltransferase, which produces MKIRTTVESDLDTIHTLIAEQSLNTVTRQRWDEYLVSGAYRHDWTWVAEDDGKIIALAIWWGMEQFDHPFSIDGLYAVPGVDRVAVWTDLIRHSLATIPAEAEEPEYHIFLPNGWRDQPDVVAELEPRLEAAAAAGLSALTERLRYEWTPSDGLPPRSTRLRFEPADDEAFLEAFRRVIEGSLDAATLRAVARVGVEGSAKEDLEVYQSMPGERSWWRLAYDVASGELVGFALPSANNGGPVVGYLGVLPEHRGHGYSDDLLAEITHVLVETGADRIRADTDLTNKPMTAAFERLGYRNHAVRMVASYPTN; this is translated from the coding sequence GTGAAGATCCGCACCACCGTCGAGTCAGATCTCGACACCATCCACACCCTGATCGCCGAGCAGTCGCTCAACACCGTCACGCGGCAGCGCTGGGACGAGTACCTGGTCAGCGGCGCCTATCGCCATGACTGGACCTGGGTCGCGGAGGACGACGGCAAGATCATCGCCCTGGCCATCTGGTGGGGCATGGAGCAGTTCGACCACCCGTTCAGCATCGACGGCCTGTACGCCGTACCAGGGGTCGATCGCGTCGCCGTCTGGACCGACCTGATCCGGCACAGCCTCGCCACTATCCCGGCGGAGGCGGAGGAGCCGGAGTACCACATCTTCCTGCCGAACGGTTGGCGTGATCAGCCCGACGTGGTCGCGGAGCTCGAGCCGCGACTCGAAGCTGCAGCCGCCGCCGGACTGTCGGCGCTGACCGAGCGGCTGCGTTACGAGTGGACGCCGTCCGACGGACTCCCGCCACGCTCGACCCGCCTACGCTTCGAGCCGGCCGACGACGAGGCCTTCCTCGAAGCCTTCCGCCGGGTGATCGAGGGCAGCCTTGACGCCGCCACCTTGCGAGCGGTCGCTCGCGTCGGCGTGGAAGGTTCGGCCAAGGAGGACCTCGAGGTCTACCAGTCGATGCCTGGCGAGCGCTCGTGGTGGCGCCTCGCCTACGACGTCGCATCGGGCGAGCTGGTCGGCTTCGCGCTGCCCTCCGCCAACAACGGCGGCCCGGTGGTCGGCTACCTCGGCGTCCTGCCCGAACACCGAGGCCACGGCTACAGCGACGACCTCCTCGCCGAGATCACCCACGTCCTGGTCGAGACCGGCGCCGACCGCATCCGAGCCGACACCGACCTGACCAACAAACCGATGACCGCCGCCTTCGAACGCCTCGGCTACCGCAACCACGCAGTACGAATGGTCGCCAGCTACCCGACAAACTGA